AGCGACGACGCCGGCGCGAGCGACTGCCACTAGCGATACCGATAGAGAGCGAGTAGACCAATGACAACGCTACCACTCGCCGCAGGCATGCCGCCAGCGGCGTTCCACTACGACGACGCGATCGAAAATGAGATCGCCGCGCTGGTGGATGTGATCGCCAAGACGCCCGACCTGGGGCGCTACCCGGCGCGCTGGCTGGCCGTGCAGCTGCTGGAGGACGACGAGGAGATGACCGAGCGCGCACGCCAGGCCCAGGGCGGCCTGGCCGTGCTGGCCGCCCTGGCGCTGGGGCGCTCCCGCCTGGAGGCCCACTATGGCGACGAGGTGGATGTGGCCCTGGCCGACGGGCGCTACCGCTTCGTGCACAGCCTGGCCAGCGGCGCGCTCACTCGGCCCGCCACGCCGCCCAAAACGATCTCGGACCGCATCGACCGCGTGGTCACCAACCGTTACCTCGGTATCCCGATCTTCCTAGGCCTGATGTGGGTGGTGTTCAAGATGACCACCGATATCTCGGCCCCGCTCAATGGCTGGGTGGATGGCATTGTCAGCGGGCCGCTGACCCGCTGGGCCGCCGCGCTGATGGGCGCGATGGGCCTGGGCGGCACCTGGGCCGAGAGCCTAGTGCTGGATGGCGTGATCGCGGGCGTGGGCGGCGTGGTGGTGTTCGTGCCGGTGCTGATGTCGCTCTACCTGGCCCTGGGCCTGCTGGAGGACTCGGGGTACATGGCCCGCGCCGCCTTCGTGATGGACCGCCTGATGCACGCCCTGGGGCTGCACGGCAAGAGCTTCCTGCCCATGGTGGTGGGCTTCGGCTGCAACGTGCCCGGCATCTACGCCACCCGCACGCTGGAGCACGAGAAGGACCGCATCCTCACCGGCCTGCTGGTGCCCTTCATGAGCTGCAGCGCCCGCCTGCCGGTCTACCTGCTGCTGGCCTCGGTGTTCTTCCCCACCAGCGGCGGGCTGGTGGTGTTCAGCATGTACATGCTGGGCATCGTGGTGGCGGTGCTGGTGGGCATGCTGCTTAAGCACACCCTGTTCGCCGGGCAGCCGCCCGCGCCCTTCGTGATGGAGCTGCCGCCCTACCGCCTGCCCACCCTTGGCAACCTCTGGCAGCAGATCTGGGAGCGCACCGCCGCCTTCCTGAAGAAGGCCACCACGATCATCATGGGCACCAGCCTGGTGGTCTGGCTGCTGCTGGCCATCCCCGTGGGCGGCAGCGGCAGCTTCGGCAA
The sequence above is a segment of the Chloroflexia bacterium SDU3-3 genome. Coding sequences within it:
- the feoB gene encoding ferrous iron transport protein B → MPPAAFHYDDAIENEIAALVDVIAKTPDLGRYPARWLAVQLLEDDEEMTERARQAQGGLAVLAALALGRSRLEAHYGDEVDVALADGRYRFVHSLASGALTRPATPPKTISDRIDRVVTNRYLGIPIFLGLMWVVFKMTTDISAPLNGWVDGIVSGPLTRWAAALMGAMGLGGTWAESLVLDGVIAGVGGVVVFVPVLMSLYLALGLLEDSGYMARAAFVMDRLMHALGLHGKSFLPMVVGFGCNVPGIYATRTLEHEKDRILTGLLVPFMSCSARLPVYLLLASVFFPTSGGLVVFSMYMLGIVVAVLVGMLLKHTLFAGQPPAPFVMELPPYRLPTLGNLWQQIWERTAAFLKKATTIIMGTSLVVWLLLAIPVGGSGSFGNTPVAESAFASVSRAFAPLFAPLGFSSWQTSGALVSGFVAKEVVVSTMAQVYDVEEASAEETPTFQEDLVGIGTSFGAAVVDTVKSIPLIVGINLFGNAGDETPTGLPAAIEQGFNQSSGGHGALAALAFMVFVLLYTPCMVAAAATRHELGSKWMWFSIFGQLGIAWVVAVIVFQVGRALGLG